Within the Acidobacteriota bacterium genome, the region AGCCTGAATCTGGCGGCGGCGCTGGCGCTGGTGCCCCAGTTCGGTGCCCTGGCCATGGCGTGGATCATCTCCGGCACCTGGCTGGCGTACCGGCTGGCGATGGCCATGGAAGTGTATTTACTGTACGGCTTCTTTCCCGTCTCGCCTCGCGTTTTGTCCGTCACGCTGGCGGCGGTTCCGGCCGCGCTGTACCTGTACTGGATGCGCCGGGCGCCGCTGACGGCATCGATCCCGCTGGAGCTTGCGCTCGAGGTGACCATCTTCAGCCTCAGCTACGTTGCCGCTTTGCTCGTGCTGGCGGTGAACCGAGAGGACCGATTGGTGCTGGTCCGGATGATTCAGCGGATTCGGGACCACCTGGGAGAGCTGCGCCGGGGCCGGTCGTCGCGCAAGTTCCTCTGAGCCGCGTGCGGCGGTTGTCTTTCGATCGTGCTCTAAAGGAAGAAAGGCCGGCATGTCCGGCCCGAATCGTTATCGAGAGGCGGATTTTACTGACGGCTTGTTGTCGAGGTTGATTGCGTCGGGTTTGATACGGCCCGCAAGAACATCGGCGACCGTGATGGCCTTCATCTCCATCTGGACAATACGATTCAGCCGCTGCCACACCTGCCGGGCCGAGCAATGGGTATGGCGGCCACACTGCGGCTCATCCAGTTCCAGACACGGGACAAATTCCAGCCGGTCTTCGGAGGCGGCCATGACCTCCCAGACGGTGATTTGATCCGGGGGCCGGGCCAGGCGGTACCCGCCGCCGGGTCCCCGCAAGGCTTGAACGATCTTCGCTTCGCGCAACCGGATGAGAATCTGCTCCAGATAGTCCTGGGAAAAGCCCTCGCGTGCCCCGATGTCTTTCCGACGGACGGCCCGCTGGTGGTCGCCTTCCTGATGGCAGGCGATGTCCAGCACCGCCCGTAGTCCATATCGGCTCTTGGTCGTGATGTTCATGCGGTTCCCCCGTCGGACTCCGTCCGGGCTGTCGCGCGCCAGGCGGCCGGCATCAGGCCAGAAACGAGATGTCGCCGGCCCCCTCGCGCACCACTTCGGGGGACGGCCCGGTCAGATCGATCACCGTGGACGGCTCGGCGTAGATCTCCCCGCCGTCGATCACCAGATCGATCACCCCCTTCAGGCGATCGTGAATCTCGTTGGGATCCTGCATGTTTTCCCCGTAATGGGGATGCAGCGACGTGGAGATGATAGGGTTCTCCAGCTGTTCGGTCAAAGCGAGGCAGATCTCATTCTTCGGGATGCGGATGCCCACCGTGTGCCGTTTGGTGAGCATGATCTTGGGCACGATGTTGTTGGCTTCCAGGATGAACGTGTAAGGACCGGGCGCAACGCGCCGCATGATCCGGTAAGCGAAATTGCTGATGATGGCGTACTGGCTGGCCATCCGGATGCTGTCGCAGATGAAGCTCATCGGTTTGTGGCGGTCCTCGTCCTTGATGCGATACAGCTGGTTGATGGCCTTCTTGTCCAGGATGGAGCAACCGATGGCGTACACGCTGTCGGTGGGATAGGCGATCACGCCGCCACCCCGTAGGATTTCCGCGGCGCTCTGGATGTGCCGGAGCTGGGGCTGGTGCGGGTTGATTTTCAGCAGCATGAATCGGCCTCGCGCGCGTGTAATTCGTTTATTACTTTAATGTTAAAGCGTTTGTTTGTCAATCGGAAACTCGGCCGGCCGCAGCCGTGACCATTGTCCACGCCGGGTCAACACCGGAGCGGCGGGCCGCCGACCGCGGGTAAGCTACTCGTTTTTCAGGGAGGGTTGCCCGGTGGATTCCATCACGGCCAGCCAGATGCTGCCGCGGGGATCCAGGAAGCGTCGCTTGCGGATGACTTCCCGCATGGGCACGTGCACGAACTGGTTATGCCACGACCCCACCACCAAACCGGTTTTTCCGGCCATGCCGGCATGGACCGCGTTCTGGGCCAGGAAGCCGCAGAAGGTGTGATCGCTGCTGTTAGCCGGCACGCTGCGGATCTGGTAGCTCGGATCGATGTATTTCA harbors:
- a CDS encoding threonylcarbamoyl-AMP synthase, which translates into the protein MLLKINPHQPQLRHIQSAAEILRGGGVIAYPTDSVYAIGCSILDKKAINQLYRIKDEDRHKPMSFICDSIRMASQYAIISNFAYRIMRRVAPGPYTFILEANNIVPKIMLTKRHTVGIRIPKNEICLALTEQLENPIISTSLHPHYGENMQDPNEIHDRLKGVIDLVIDGGEIYAEPSTVIDLTGPSPEVVREGAGDISFLA
- a CDS encoding Rrf2 family transcriptional regulator, translating into MNITTKSRYGLRAVLDIACHQEGDHQRAVRRKDIGAREGFSQDYLEQILIRLREAKIVQALRGPGGGYRLARPPDQITVWEVMAASEDRLEFVPCLELDEPQCGRHTHCSARQVWQRLNRIVQMEMKAITVADVLAGRIKPDAINLDNKPSVKSASR